The following coding sequences are from one Ignavibacteriota bacterium window:
- a CDS encoding cyclodeaminase/cyclohydrolase family protein produces the protein MLTEKTLTTFLDELASNSPAPGGGSVAALAGALGSALTSMVCNLTIGKKKYADVEAELRTVLEQAEDLRATFTTLVDKDTETFNKVIEAYGLPKDTEGQKALRAAAIQETTKEAALVPLEVMKHVIDALALAHVVAEKGNVNSASDAGVSALLLHAACEAAALNVRINLNTISDHNFNGWKEEELLSLLKTSKAKSDEVMEVVRKKIAGV, from the coding sequence ATGTTAACCGAAAAAACACTCACAACATTTCTCGATGAACTTGCCTCCAACTCACCCGCGCCCGGCGGAGGAAGTGTCGCCGCTCTGGCGGGGGCGCTTGGCTCTGCGCTCACTTCAATGGTCTGTAATCTGACAATCGGCAAAAAGAAGTATGCCGATGTGGAGGCCGAATTGAGAACCGTGTTAGAGCAGGCAGAAGATTTACGCGCCACATTCACAACATTAGTTGATAAAGACACGGAAACCTTCAACAAGGTGATAGAAGCGTATGGGTTGCCGAAAGATACGGAAGGACAGAAGGCGCTTCGTGCCGCGGCAATTCAGGAGACGACGAAGGAAGCCGCGCTCGTTCCGCTCGAAGTGATGAAGCATGTGATTGATGCTCTCGCGCTTGCGCATGTTGTCGCAGAAAAAGGAAACGTCAACTCCGCAAGCGATGCCGGAGTGAGCGCGTTGCTCCTTCATGCCGCATGTGAAGCCGCCGCACTTAATGTTCGCATCAACCTCAACACAATCTCCGACCATAACTTCAATGGCTGGAAAGAAGAAGAACTCCTTTCGTTATTGAAGACAAGTAAAGCGAAATCTGATGAGGTGATGGAAGTAGTGAGGAAGAAGATTGCGGGTGTGTAA
- a CDS encoding SEC-C domain-containing protein, producing MRKTEIIIDEIRQLVTSKGYIYALCMILFEDFHIVLEQLHKLDYRKRLSTNEASLLLGFFIQKKIEFAPPETPLELIQLKQKTYGLMEELHQSFNIPFIEKLEKSLEAEHNIENYRSDQKEFFGKGDMLIEAIFYSGSGVYDFQYSEFLERKYKYDKEWLSKNRKFSLTDTPMIVSQIKHILQEKSEKVHLYGLNEKLPELIEKMKKKKPTEDWEKQARDILPLMEIHQYVELFFEHVRDKENLTMEDIREDGWKSFYQSLIELFIVERASFGNESNIQAFLDNFSISPEDGVNFKFQTIGDYNLINSHPIIKLDNEKYFVPITFLLFEAIYECPYYWMSNDKEYLDQAAENRGRVGEEVTYAFLAKVFGVYRAHKSVKIKTTKGHESTDIDVLCVLGSKALCVQVKSKKLTLLSRKGNDKGLIDDFQKAVQDAYEQGLVSRQKILEKKAKFIDENGNEIILSEGIDEVYLMVVSTENYPSLTHQSHIMLDKKDDEPFPIVLTIFDLELLAYYLNDPYDFLYYIKQRIALMDYFLGEEEMVFLGYHLTNKLWKIPKCDQFLIDTSYGKLIDRNYYPVKAGIEVSDEGDAIKKKWKNEDYDHLCQELKSIYEPKITDILFYLSDNSGKARDDLVNFILKTKQKTFEDQKAHDFSLPPDNRYLPRVGFSYFSLNSDNSEELKSKLLTLCQVRKYKSKGDVWIGFGSLKNSSRMIDTIAFNDEVWKYDESLEKLAKLLLEGKGQYLRLTKKMGRNDPCSCGSGLKYKNCCGAN from the coding sequence ATGAGAAAAACTGAAATAATAATCGATGAAATTAGACAACTAGTAACCTCTAAGGGCTATATTTATGCTCTTTGTATGATTCTTTTTGAAGATTTTCATATTGTTCTAGAACAATTACACAAATTAGATTACAGAAAAAGATTAAGCACAAACGAAGCATCTCTGCTGCTTGGTTTTTTCATACAAAAGAAGATAGAGTTTGCGCCACCAGAAACTCCCCTGGAGCTAATTCAACTAAAACAAAAAACGTACGGATTAATGGAAGAGTTACATCAATCTTTCAATATTCCATTTATTGAAAAATTAGAAAAAAGCCTCGAAGCAGAGCACAACATTGAAAATTATAGAAGCGACCAAAAAGAGTTCTTTGGCAAGGGAGATATGCTCATCGAGGCAATATTTTATTCTGGAAGTGGGGTTTATGATTTTCAATATTCAGAGTTTTTAGAAAGAAAATACAAATACGATAAAGAGTGGCTTTCTAAAAATAGAAAATTTAGTCTCACTGATACTCCAATGATTGTTTCTCAGATAAAACACATTCTACAAGAAAAATCAGAAAAAGTACACTTATATGGACTGAATGAAAAGTTACCCGAATTAATTGAAAAGATGAAGAAAAAAAAGCCTACCGAGGATTGGGAAAAACAAGCTCGAGATATTTTGCCATTAATGGAAATACATCAATATGTTGAATTATTCTTTGAACATGTAAGAGATAAAGAAAATTTAACAATGGAGGATATAAGAGAAGATGGTTGGAAATCGTTTTATCAGAGTTTAATAGAGTTGTTTATCGTTGAGAGAGCATCCTTCGGAAACGAAAGCAACATTCAAGCATTTTTAGATAATTTTTCCATCTCTCCAGAAGATGGTGTAAATTTTAAGTTTCAAACCATTGGAGATTATAATCTTATAAACTCTCATCCAATCATTAAACTTGATAATGAAAAATATTTTGTACCAATTACATTTTTGTTGTTTGAAGCAATATATGAATGTCCTTATTATTGGATGTCAAATGACAAAGAATACCTTGATCAAGCTGCTGAAAACAGAGGAAGGGTCGGAGAGGAAGTGACGTATGCTTTCTTAGCGAAAGTCTTTGGAGTTTATAGAGCCCATAAATCCGTAAAAATAAAAACAACAAAAGGGCACGAGTCGACTGATATTGATGTTCTTTGTGTTTTGGGGAGTAAGGCTTTATGTGTGCAAGTAAAATCAAAAAAGCTTACCCTCTTATCTAGAAAAGGCAACGATAAAGGATTAATCGATGATTTTCAGAAAGCTGTTCAAGATGCCTATGAGCAAGGATTAGTATCTCGTCAGAAAATATTAGAAAAAAAAGCAAAGTTTATAGATGAAAATGGTAATGAAATAATACTATCAGAAGGGATTGACGAAGTTTATTTAATGGTAGTTTCAACTGAAAATTATCCATCCCTCACTCATCAATCTCATATCATGTTGGACAAGAAAGACGATGAACCGTTTCCAATCGTTTTAACAATTTTCGATTTAGAACTGCTTGCATATTACTTGAATGATCCATACGATTTTCTTTATTACATAAAACAAAGAATAGCATTAATGGATTATTTCCTGGGAGAAGAAGAGATGGTATTTCTCGGTTATCATTTGACTAACAAGTTGTGGAAAATCCCCAAATGCGACCAGTTTCTTATAGATACAAGCTATGGTAAACTAATAGATAGAAATTATTATCCAGTTAAAGCAGGTATAGAAGTTTCCGATGAAGGTGATGCAATTAAAAAGAAATGGAAAAATGAAGATTATGACCATCTTTGTCAAGAGCTTAAAAGTATCTATGAGCCAAAAATAACCGATATTTTGTTTTACCTCTCCGATAATTCTGGTAAGGCAAGAGATGATCTTGTAAATTTCATACTAAAAACAAAACAAAAAACTTTTGAAGACCAAAAAGCACATGATTTTTCTTTACCGCCGGACAATAGATATTTACCGCGTGTTGGTTTTTCATATTTTTCATTGAACTCCGATAACTCTGAGGAGTTAAAAAGTAAATTATTAACATTGTGTCAGGTAAGAAAATACAAAAGTAAGGGTGATGTTTGGATTGGCTTTGGAAGTCTAAAAAACAGTTCAAGAATGATCGATACAATTGCGTTCAATGATGAAGTTTGGAAATATGATGAAAGTTTAGAAAAACTCGCTAAACTTTTATTAGAAGGTAAAGGCCAATATCTTCGTCTTACCAAAAAAATGGGCAGAAATGATCCATGTTCTTGTGGAAGCGGCTTAAAATATAAAAATTGTTGTGGCGCGAACTAA
- a CDS encoding type II toxin-antitoxin system PemK/MazF family toxin has product MRYRQREIVLVPFPYSDLSASKKRPVLIVSNDDFNDKFDDVVVCVISSNLFKDSYSLELRNEDLEMGMLPESSVVKAHKLFSIHKSKIIRKFSIVKEKYFSEVEKVIAEIVKPKH; this is encoded by the coding sequence ATGCGTTATAGACAACGTGAAATAGTACTTGTTCCGTTTCCGTATTCAGATTTAAGCGCAAGTAAAAAACGTCCTGTCTTAATTGTGTCCAACGACGACTTCAACGACAAGTTCGATGATGTCGTTGTCTGTGTTATATCGAGTAATCTCTTTAAAGATTCTTACTCGTTAGAGTTGCGGAATGAAGATTTGGAAATGGGAATGTTGCCCGAATCTTCTGTTGTGAAAGCACATAAATTATTTTCCATCCACAAATCGAAAATTATCCGGAAGTTTAGCATTGTGAAAGAAAAGTATTTCTCAGAAGTTGAGAAGGTAATAGCAGAGATTGTGAAACCGAAGCATTAA
- a CDS encoding DNA polymerase has translation MTPLRYLFIDFNAYFASCEQQVEPKLRGKPVAVVPMDADTTSCIAASYEAKKFGVKTGTLVREAKRMCPGLICVPARHLIYIEYHHKLIEAVESCLPVFKVMSIDEMVCELTGSQRQREKAIALAHQIKQTIATNVGECLRCSVGIAPNIFLSKTGSDLQKPNGLVIIEPKDLPHCLLKMELRDIYGVGARMEERLRRNGINTVLELWNASKEKLHNVWGGIEGERMYDNLRGEVVYSPPTHKSSVGHSHVLAPDYRTEEKAYATLHRLLQKAAMRLRKYELLASAMYVKIKYISGERWTDEIHFTETQDTVHFINALTKMWERKEPVHATPIKVAITLFKLKEEKNKTPQLFPFGRSSEALNTALDKLNSMYKKNTVYFGGAHEALDSAPMRIAFTHIPDPEIEGDE, from the coding sequence ATGACCCCTCTCCGTTACCTCTTCATTGATTTCAACGCCTACTTCGCTTCGTGTGAACAGCAGGTAGAGCCAAAACTTCGCGGCAAGCCGGTTGCCGTTGTTCCGATGGATGCGGATACAACGAGTTGCATTGCCGCGAGTTATGAGGCGAAAAAGTTCGGCGTGAAAACCGGAACGCTTGTACGAGAGGCGAAGCGAATGTGCCCAGGACTGATTTGTGTTCCGGCACGGCATCTTATCTACATAGAATATCATCACAAACTGATTGAAGCGGTCGAGTCGTGTCTTCCGGTTTTTAAAGTCATGTCCATTGATGAAATGGTGTGCGAACTGACGGGAAGTCAACGGCAACGGGAAAAGGCAATCGCGTTGGCACATCAAATCAAACAAACAATTGCAACAAACGTCGGCGAGTGTCTTCGCTGTTCAGTTGGTATCGCACCGAATATTTTTCTTTCTAAGACCGGTTCCGATTTACAAAAACCCAACGGGCTCGTCATCATCGAACCGAAAGATTTACCGCACTGCCTGCTGAAGATGGAGTTGCGTGATATTTACGGAGTCGGCGCGAGGATGGAAGAGCGATTGCGAAGAAACGGAATCAACACGGTACTTGAGTTGTGGAACGCAAGCAAAGAGAAACTGCACAACGTGTGGGGCGGTATCGAAGGAGAACGGATGTATGATAATTTGCGCGGCGAGGTTGTCTATTCGCCGCCGACACACAAATCATCCGTCGGACACTCGCACGTGCTTGCACCCGATTACCGGACGGAAGAGAAAGCGTATGCAACGCTTCATCGCCTGCTTCAAAAAGCGGCGATGCGTCTGCGGAAATATGAACTGCTTGCAAGCGCAATGTATGTGAAAATCAAATACATCAGCGGCGAGCGGTGGACGGATGAAATTCATTTTACAGAAACACAGGACACGGTGCATTTCATCAACGCTCTGACGAAAATGTGGGAACGGAAAGAACCGGTTCATGCAACGCCGATTAAGGTTGCTATTACACTGTTCAAGTTGAAGGAGGAGAAAAACAAGACGCCTCAGTTATTTCCGTTCGGCAGGTCGTCGGAAGCGCTCAATACCGCGCTCGATAAACTGAACAGCATGTACAAAAAGAACACGGTCTATTTCGGCGGCGCTCACGAAGCCCTAGATTCCGCGCCGATGCGGATTGCATTCACGCATATTCCTGATCCGGAGATAGAGGGGGATGAGTGA
- the ftcD gene encoding glutamate formimidoyltransferase, with protein MKQLVECVPNFSEGRDKHIINEIAESIKQVQHVKLLSVEPDNDYNRTVVTFVGEPEAVRDAAFAATKKAAELIDMTNHKGEHPRIGATDVVPFIPVSGVTMQECVNLAEGYGERVAKELNIPIYLYEEAARTPERKNLATIRKGEYEALREKLKVPEWKPDFGFAEFNAKSGATVTGARFFLIAYNVNLATNDKEIAHEIALRIRESGRTIKNPDGTKTTIPGSLKSIKAMGVQLERFNIAQVSINVTNYTLVPPHIAFEEVKKEAKTLGVEITGSEIVGLIPKEALLLAGNFYGATEQTEQAQIQTAIEHLGLSQLEPFVPEKKIIEFMI; from the coding sequence ATGAAACAATTAGTCGAGTGCGTCCCCAACTTCAGTGAAGGACGGGACAAACATATCATTAATGAAATTGCAGAAAGCATCAAACAAGTACAGCATGTTAAACTCCTCAGCGTCGAGCCGGATAATGATTACAACCGAACGGTAGTAACATTTGTCGGCGAGCCGGAAGCGGTGCGCGACGCCGCGTTTGCCGCGACCAAAAAAGCCGCCGAACTGATTGACATGACGAATCACAAAGGCGAACACCCGCGCATCGGTGCGACGGATGTTGTGCCGTTCATTCCTGTTTCGGGAGTGACGATGCAGGAATGTGTGAACCTTGCCGAAGGATATGGCGAGCGTGTTGCGAAGGAACTGAACATTCCCATATACTTGTATGAAGAAGCCGCGCGAACCCCGGAACGAAAAAATCTTGCAACAATCCGGAAGGGCGAGTACGAAGCGCTGAGAGAAAAATTGAAAGTCCCGGAATGGAAACCGGATTTCGGTTTTGCAGAGTTCAATGCGAAGTCCGGCGCGACGGTGACAGGCGCGAGGTTTTTCCTGATTGCATACAACGTCAATCTTGCAACGAACGACAAAGAGATTGCACACGAGATTGCGCTTCGCATCCGTGAAAGCGGTCGCACAATAAAAAATCCCGATGGAACGAAGACGACGATTCCCGGTTCGCTCAAATCCATTAAAGCAATGGGAGTTCAATTGGAGAGATTCAACATTGCTCAGGTTTCCATCAACGTAACCAACTATACGCTCGTGCCGCCGCATATCGCATTTGAAGAAGTGAAGAAAGAAGCCAAAACGCTCGGCGTGGAAATAACCGGAAGTGAAATCGTTGGGTTAATTCCGAAAGAAGCGTTACTTTTAGCAGGAAATTTTTACGGTGCGACTGAGCAAACCGAGCAGGCACAAATCCAAACAGCAATTGAGCATTTGGGATTGAGCCAACTCGAACCGTTCGTCCCCGAAAAGAAAATTATTGAATTCATGATTTGA